One segment of Rhodopirellula baltica SH 1 DNA contains the following:
- a CDS encoding cryptochrome/DNA photolyase family protein, giving the protein MTSTLPPQRHQFANDHPPRHEGDYVVYWLIAQRRLHWNFALQHAIDRALEFEKPLLIFEPLRVRYQWASDRIHRFIIEGMRDNAAEAESLPVVYYPYVEPKPGVGSPLLHRLAKHACTVVTDEYPCFFLPHMIDAVKDKLPARLELIDSNGVLPLRAAEKTYTVAHSYRRFMQKNILPALEQLPLANPLDRNSNRPALPCPDGESMAERRKKLLPSKILSKWPAADLEKLLGQDGLSEIPIDHSVRPSQATPGGTVEATRRWQEFLNKKLSRYNDDRNHPDEHATTGLSPHLHFGHISAHEMVSSILEHEGWSADQTSKPNGKNHSFWNVGENAEALLDQLLTWREIGFNWSFQNPDTYDSLESLPDWAQKTLNETRDDERPHLYTLAEFENAETHDEIWNAAQRELVETGEMHNYMRMLWGKKILHWTQTPEEALEFMIHLNNKYGLDGRDPNSYCGILWVLGRTDRAWGPKRPVFGSVRYMTSDSTRKKLKLTKYLQRFAGSNKK; this is encoded by the coding sequence ATGACTTCCACGCTCCCTCCCCAGCGTCATCAATTCGCCAACGACCACCCGCCCCGGCATGAGGGGGATTACGTCGTTTATTGGCTGATCGCCCAACGGCGGCTGCACTGGAATTTCGCGTTGCAACATGCGATTGACCGGGCACTCGAATTTGAAAAACCGCTGCTGATCTTCGAACCCCTGCGAGTTCGCTACCAATGGGCCAGCGACCGGATCCACCGGTTCATCATCGAAGGCATGCGAGACAACGCTGCGGAGGCGGAATCATTGCCGGTGGTGTACTACCCGTACGTTGAACCCAAACCGGGTGTCGGCTCGCCACTGCTTCACCGACTCGCCAAACACGCTTGCACGGTCGTCACTGATGAATACCCGTGTTTCTTTCTGCCGCACATGATCGACGCGGTGAAGGACAAACTGCCCGCCCGTTTGGAATTGATCGATTCCAATGGAGTTCTCCCACTGCGAGCGGCTGAGAAGACTTACACGGTCGCACACAGTTACCGGCGATTCATGCAGAAAAACATTCTGCCCGCGCTCGAGCAGTTGCCACTCGCCAACCCACTGGATCGAAACAGCAACCGCCCTGCCCTGCCCTGCCCCGATGGCGAATCGATGGCAGAACGCCGAAAGAAATTGCTCCCGTCCAAGATCCTGTCCAAATGGCCTGCCGCTGATTTAGAAAAGCTGCTCGGCCAAGATGGCTTGTCGGAAATTCCAATCGATCATTCGGTTCGTCCGTCCCAAGCGACGCCCGGCGGAACGGTGGAAGCCACCCGTCGCTGGCAAGAATTTTTGAACAAGAAACTGTCTCGCTACAACGACGACCGCAACCATCCCGATGAACACGCCACGACGGGCCTGAGCCCTCATCTGCACTTCGGTCACATTTCGGCGCACGAAATGGTTTCTTCGATTTTGGAACACGAGGGTTGGTCCGCAGACCAAACGTCCAAACCCAACGGCAAGAACCATAGCTTTTGGAACGTCGGCGAAAACGCGGAAGCCTTGCTCGATCAACTGCTGACCTGGCGAGAGATCGGATTCAATTGGTCGTTCCAAAATCCAGACACGTATGACTCGCTGGAATCGTTGCCGGATTGGGCGCAGAAGACTCTGAATGAAACGCGTGATGACGAGCGTCCCCATCTTTACACGCTGGCGGAGTTTGAGAATGCCGAGACGCACGACGAAATTTGGAACGCGGCGCAGCGTGAGTTGGTGGAAACCGGCGAGATGCACAACTACATGCGAATGCTATGGGGCAAGAAGATTTTGCATTGGACCCAAACGCCCGAAGAAGCTCTTGAGTTCATGATTCACCTGAACAACAAGTATGGGCTGGATGGTCGCGATCCCAACTCATACTGCGGCATCCTTTGGGTGCTCGGCCGCACCGACCGAGCCTGGGGTCCCAAGCGTCCCGTCTTCGGCAGCGTCCGCTACATGACCAGCGACAGCACCCGCAAAAAGCTCAAGCTCACCAAGTACCTCCAGCGGTTCGCCGGATCGAACAAGAAGTAG
- a CDS encoding TolC family protein, producing MDRQTSLSSRKQTRRRRLASWLGVAVAASTLTSGCHWAQKIPDGPHDTKTSYHDHSAMRIEYPEVNQCATPVISAAVSAVQPNTLEDPANLPSVELTLEQAVQQALRSSPVLRTIGGAVVSAPQSATTVFTPGLAHADPLGGVEAALANFDAQYSQSLFWNKLDQPQNIATGGLGAAFTPTTFQATQATFANELSKRTATGAQFALRSNVGYDRNNRPFRQFQSDFIGFLEAEYRQPLMRGAGTTYNRIAGSAGASGAIGQYNGVLIARVNEDVALADFEAAVIQLVSDVEQAYWDLTTSYRLLEANAKGRESALQTFQYQQVRLEVGTGRRDEEAQARSQYYQFEAQVKSALAGETGLYAREQALRYLIGLPATDGSLLRPTSDPLNAKVVFDWQSALGQALDRRVEVRRQKFTVKRREMELLASRLNRRPQVDFVGQYRWRGLGDNLIGPGDQGLNDNLVDSITGGNYQEWTAGVEFLAPIGLRAASSAVAHAKLNLQRERAVLAETELRISHDLSDAARAIDLTFELVETNYNRYLADLRQVEVLRRRYRDGTDNINFLLQAQRQVVTSESEFYQSISNYNLAIRDFHREKGSLLAYNQVDLTEGAWCPGAERDAYELGRFLEPRRHPEKVSAPRPLTSGQFDPAAVQSTMGAASYDVVQPAPATSAIAQPVPMTDDGMIEVDVTPAE from the coding sequence ATGGATCGGCAAACGTCTCTCTCTTCGCGCAAACAAACCCGTCGTCGTCGCTTGGCCTCTTGGCTGGGTGTCGCGGTGGCGGCATCCACGCTGACCAGCGGATGCCATTGGGCGCAGAAAATCCCGGACGGTCCTCACGACACCAAAACGTCGTATCATGACCATTCGGCAATGCGGATCGAGTACCCCGAGGTCAACCAATGTGCCACGCCAGTCATCTCGGCTGCCGTGTCTGCGGTTCAGCCCAATACGCTGGAAGACCCGGCCAATCTGCCCAGCGTCGAGTTGACGCTGGAGCAAGCGGTCCAGCAAGCATTGCGATCCAGTCCCGTGCTGCGAACGATTGGTGGCGCGGTGGTGAGCGCTCCTCAATCCGCGACGACGGTCTTCACGCCAGGCTTGGCTCACGCGGATCCGTTGGGGGGTGTCGAAGCAGCTCTGGCCAACTTCGACGCTCAGTACAGCCAATCGTTGTTCTGGAACAAGCTCGATCAACCTCAGAACATCGCAACCGGTGGGCTTGGTGCGGCTTTCACACCGACCACATTTCAAGCCACCCAAGCAACGTTCGCCAACGAACTGTCCAAACGCACCGCGACCGGTGCCCAGTTCGCTTTGCGTAGCAATGTCGGATACGACCGCAACAACCGTCCATTCCGCCAATTTCAAAGCGATTTCATCGGTTTCCTCGAAGCCGAGTATCGTCAGCCTTTGATGCGAGGTGCCGGAACGACATACAACCGGATCGCCGGATCGGCTGGGGCCAGCGGAGCCATCGGCCAGTACAACGGTGTTCTGATTGCTCGAGTCAACGAAGACGTTGCCTTGGCTGATTTCGAAGCCGCTGTGATCCAGTTGGTTTCCGATGTCGAGCAAGCCTACTGGGACCTGACGACCTCTTATCGTTTGCTGGAAGCGAATGCGAAAGGTCGTGAGTCGGCGTTGCAAACGTTCCAGTACCAACAGGTGCGATTGGAAGTCGGTACAGGCCGGCGCGACGAAGAAGCTCAAGCACGTTCGCAGTACTACCAATTCGAAGCTCAAGTCAAATCGGCTCTGGCCGGCGAAACCGGTTTGTACGCTCGCGAACAAGCGTTGCGATACCTGATCGGTTTGCCAGCGACGGATGGATCACTGTTGCGTCCGACCAGCGATCCACTCAACGCGAAAGTGGTGTTCGATTGGCAAAGTGCTTTGGGGCAAGCTCTCGACCGCCGCGTCGAAGTGCGTCGCCAAAAGTTCACGGTCAAACGCCGTGAAATGGAATTGCTGGCGTCACGTTTGAATCGTCGTCCGCAGGTGGACTTTGTTGGCCAGTATCGTTGGCGAGGTTTGGGTGACAATTTGATCGGACCCGGCGATCAAGGTCTCAACGACAACTTGGTCGATTCGATCACCGGCGGAAACTATCAAGAATGGACCGCTGGCGTCGAGTTTTTGGCACCAATTGGATTGCGTGCCGCGAGTTCCGCAGTCGCTCACGCCAAACTGAACTTGCAACGTGAACGAGCCGTTTTGGCGGAAACCGAATTGCGGATCAGCCACGATTTGTCCGACGCGGCACGTGCCATCGACTTGACATTCGAATTGGTTGAAACCAACTACAACCGTTACCTGGCCGATTTGCGTCAGGTTGAGGTTTTGCGTCGCCGCTATCGTGACGGGACCGACAACATCAACTTCCTGTTGCAAGCACAACGGCAAGTGGTCACCAGCGAATCGGAGTTCTATCAATCGATCAGCAACTACAACCTCGCGATTCGCGATTTCCATCGAGAAAAGGGATCGTTGCTGGCGTACAACCAAGTCGACCTGACCGAGGGAGCTTGGTGCCCAGGAGCCGAACGCGATGCGTATGAGCTAGGACGATTCCTTGAGCCGCGTCGTCATCCCGAGAAGGTTTCCGCACCGCGTCCGTTGACATCGGGGCAGTTTGATCCTGCGGCGGTTCAGTCAACGATGGGAGCCGCGTCCTACGACGTTGTGCAACCAGCACCGGCGACGTCAGCGATCGCTCAGCCGGTCCCGATGACCGATGATGGCATGATCGAAGTGGACGTCACACCCGCCGAATGA
- a CDS encoding homoserine dehydrogenase — MNATSTKQKSSDRTNVAIIGMGTVGAGVARLLIDHGDRTARHAGKTIWLSKAVVRDLSKPRGIDLPEGVLTDSIDDVLNDPEIDVVIQLMGGLSPAREVMLRAMEAGKDIVTANKALLAEHGAELFTRARELGRSIAFEAAVAGGIPIIANISQCLSANQIESLEGILNGTSNFIVSQMDEKGAGYEETVKRAQELGYAEADPAMDVDGTDAAQKLAILSHLAFGATVDWRDIPRQGIDGLDPADLVYARQLGYRIKLLATARLVDGELELSVAPTLVAIGTPMAEVRDAFNAIRVVGDAVGPVFYHGLGAGQMPTASAVVADVIDTAVGRTPITFETLEYFSAERPPRTAQRDVDRLRGRYYLRLRVANDPGTLAAIAGVLSSHSISIASVIQHEPKSKDEANAAENTVPLVIMTHEASEGAASRATTDIEALPAISGQVVRMPVRE; from the coding sequence ATGAACGCTACATCCACCAAGCAAAAATCATCGGACCGGACCAACGTTGCCATCATCGGAATGGGGACCGTCGGTGCCGGTGTGGCTCGTTTGTTGATCGATCACGGCGATCGAACCGCTCGTCACGCGGGCAAAACCATTTGGTTGTCCAAGGCTGTCGTCCGCGATCTCAGCAAACCTCGCGGAATTGATCTGCCCGAAGGAGTCCTGACCGATTCGATCGATGACGTCCTGAATGACCCCGAAATCGACGTTGTCATCCAATTGATGGGCGGGTTGTCACCGGCTCGCGAAGTCATGCTGCGGGCGATGGAAGCTGGCAAAGACATTGTCACCGCGAACAAAGCATTGTTGGCCGAACACGGTGCCGAATTGTTCACCCGAGCCCGCGAACTCGGACGCAGCATCGCGTTCGAAGCGGCCGTGGCCGGTGGCATCCCGATCATTGCCAACATCAGCCAGTGTTTGTCGGCCAATCAAATTGAATCGTTGGAGGGCATCCTCAACGGAACCAGCAATTTCATCGTCTCGCAAATGGACGAAAAGGGCGCCGGCTACGAAGAGACCGTCAAACGGGCTCAGGAATTGGGGTACGCCGAAGCCGATCCTGCGATGGATGTCGATGGAACCGACGCGGCTCAAAAATTGGCAATCCTTTCACACTTGGCTTTCGGAGCCACCGTGGATTGGCGAGACATTCCTCGCCAAGGCATCGATGGGCTGGATCCAGCCGATCTGGTTTACGCTCGCCAGCTTGGATATCGAATCAAATTGCTCGCCACCGCTCGCTTGGTCGATGGCGAACTGGAATTGTCCGTTGCACCGACCTTGGTCGCCATCGGCACGCCCATGGCCGAAGTCCGTGACGCCTTCAACGCCATTCGTGTGGTGGGCGATGCGGTCGGACCGGTTTTCTATCACGGGTTGGGTGCGGGCCAGATGCCAACTGCGTCTGCCGTCGTCGCCGATGTCATCGACACCGCCGTGGGACGCACGCCAATCACGTTTGAAACGCTGGAGTACTTTTCGGCGGAGCGTCCTCCACGGACGGCCCAGCGAGATGTCGATCGGCTGCGAGGTCGGTACTACTTGCGATTGCGAGTGGCCAACGACCCAGGAACATTGGCAGCGATCGCGGGTGTGCTCTCAAGCCATTCGATTTCCATCGCGTCGGTCATCCAGCACGAACCGAAGTCGAAAGACGAAGCCAACGCGGCGGAGAACACCGTGCCGTTGGTGATCATGACTCACGAAGCCAGCGAAGGTGCCGCGTCACGAGCGACCACCGACATCGAAGCTTTGCCCGCCATCAGCGGCCAAGTCGTCCGAATGCCCGTTCGCGAGTGA
- a CDS encoding DUF4332 domain-containing protein: MSDRGQTLRQILRAAHCRSTHHHFALDATELVQTDSGQRLVSQLLRHHTRYLAGAKDPDVRFRDFQNHVVHVDDGYWGGAPRVAHQWYDRLQRYLHQSRFDDAAHAAGVLSHYVTDPIQPLHTAQTPMEKVLHRPIEWCITQNYLDLLAQWRQDPTRIVFQLSDQPGWLGEAILQSARLAHSHYQTLLDNFDLAASEHDPKQGLNEVSRRIVSQLVGLSVTGWARILERAAADAEQRSGRPIPTAGLSLPMVFSAIRVPDRMWLKRITYKIEREKVQRLVDEFRRTGDVEQNLPSEVRVLQRVRTIYHREKEYRQAKAKLAAAREALVASEAAERQSESHDANVLPFVSTEDNVRLHVADPLVDAPSIGKKTAARFAGIGIHTVGDFLKADEKTMTRRLATRWITVDTIHAWRCQTMLMCQLPSMLAREVQLLVGAGYTTTDALAKTDVTTLQSAIETYSATYSGRRYLRGANPPTLDRLEIIIGDAAHAMIKLKRDNAMHHSDSESTESSSAAQSQLQSAGQPQQSPQRRAA; the protein is encoded by the coding sequence ATGAGCGACAGAGGCCAAACGCTTCGGCAAATTTTGCGTGCCGCGCACTGTCGCAGCACGCATCATCACTTCGCCTTGGACGCAACTGAATTGGTGCAAACCGATTCGGGACAGCGTTTGGTTTCGCAATTGCTACGGCACCACACTCGCTATTTGGCGGGTGCAAAAGATCCCGACGTGCGTTTTCGCGATTTCCAGAATCACGTGGTGCATGTCGACGACGGCTACTGGGGCGGCGCACCACGCGTCGCTCACCAGTGGTACGACCGCTTGCAGCGTTACCTGCACCAATCACGTTTTGACGATGCGGCACATGCTGCCGGCGTACTCAGCCATTACGTGACCGATCCCATCCAGCCGCTGCACACGGCCCAGACGCCGATGGAAAAGGTTTTGCACCGACCGATTGAATGGTGCATCACTCAAAATTACTTGGATCTGCTCGCTCAGTGGCGACAGGATCCCACTCGAATCGTTTTCCAACTTTCCGACCAACCGGGATGGCTCGGCGAAGCGATCTTGCAATCCGCTCGTTTGGCGCACAGTCACTACCAAACACTGTTGGACAACTTTGATTTGGCGGCGTCGGAACATGATCCCAAACAAGGTCTCAACGAAGTTTCCCGTCGCATCGTTTCACAATTGGTCGGACTGTCTGTGACCGGCTGGGCTCGCATCCTCGAGCGTGCTGCTGCGGACGCTGAGCAGCGAAGCGGCCGCCCCATTCCCACGGCCGGCCTCTCGCTACCGATGGTATTTTCCGCGATCCGCGTGCCCGATCGCATGTGGCTGAAACGGATTACCTACAAAATCGAACGAGAAAAGGTGCAGCGGTTGGTCGATGAATTTCGACGAACCGGCGATGTGGAGCAAAACTTGCCCAGCGAAGTTCGCGTCTTGCAACGCGTGCGAACCATTTACCATCGCGAAAAAGAATACCGTCAGGCAAAGGCCAAACTGGCCGCCGCCCGCGAAGCGTTGGTGGCGTCCGAAGCAGCCGAACGCCAATCCGAATCGCACGATGCAAACGTGCTGCCGTTTGTCAGCACCGAAGACAACGTTCGATTGCATGTGGCTGACCCGTTGGTCGACGCACCATCAATCGGCAAAAAGACCGCTGCTCGATTCGCAGGCATCGGCATCCATACTGTGGGTGACTTTTTGAAAGCCGACGAGAAAACCATGACGCGGCGATTGGCCACCCGCTGGATCACGGTCGACACGATTCATGCTTGGCGTTGCCAAACGATGTTGATGTGTCAACTGCCATCGATGCTGGCCCGCGAAGTTCAACTGTTGGTCGGGGCGGGTTACACGACGACCGATGCGCTCGCGAAAACCGATGTGACGACGTTGCAATCCGCGATCGAGACTTATTCGGCGACCTACTCGGGTCGTCGATACTTACGCGGGGCGAACCCACCGACATTGGACCGATTGGAAATCATCATCGGCGACGCTGCTCACGCAATGATCAAACTCAAACGCGATAACGCGATGCACCACAGCGACTCGGAATCAACCGAATCGTCCAGTGCAGCTCAATCCCAACTTCAATCAGCCGGCCAGCCGCAGCAGTCGCCTCAGCGACGTGCTGCCTGA
- a CDS encoding sialidase family protein: MKVSLAVFLALTLTISIQAEELPDVAVAGEDALVSSQQIFDLADKPTKESHASTIVETPTGLVAAWFAGTRERDPDVGIRVSRHENGQWTESVEVVSGVQSSTLRYPTWNPVLFQPSEGPLMLFYKVGPNPREWWGMLTTSQDGGKTWSWPTKLGEAHTIGHLLGPVKNKPVELADGTILCPSSTEIEYADGSSHWRVHFEVTKDLGKTWEVIGPIQTGETFHAIQPSILTYPDDRLQILCRSKEKRIVESWSKDGGKTWSTLTATDLPNPNSGTDAVTLQDGRQVLIYNHSEGLVRRKDAPDLKPRRILNLAISSDGKTWKPVLTLEHETGPHPKDSDRRRHFGEYSYPAIIQTSDGMLNMVYTYNREGVKHAVVDPSKL; encoded by the coding sequence ATGAAAGTATCCCTTGCGGTCTTCTTGGCACTCACCCTGACCATCTCCATCCAAGCAGAAGAACTTCCTGACGTCGCCGTCGCGGGGGAAGACGCGTTGGTGTCGTCGCAACAAATCTTTGATCTTGCTGACAAGCCCACCAAAGAGAGTCATGCGTCCACCATTGTCGAGACACCAACCGGGCTGGTCGCGGCTTGGTTCGCGGGCACTCGCGAGCGTGACCCTGACGTCGGCATTCGTGTTTCTCGCCATGAGAACGGCCAGTGGACTGAGTCGGTCGAGGTCGTCAGCGGTGTCCAGTCATCGACGCTCCGCTATCCCACCTGGAATCCGGTGCTGTTTCAGCCCAGCGAAGGCCCGTTGATGCTGTTCTACAAAGTCGGTCCGAACCCACGGGAATGGTGGGGCATGCTCACGACTTCCCAGGACGGTGGCAAAACGTGGTCCTGGCCAACCAAACTTGGCGAAGCCCACACGATCGGACACCTCCTTGGACCAGTCAAGAACAAACCGGTTGAGCTCGCCGATGGAACGATCTTGTGCCCTTCCAGCACCGAGATCGAGTACGCGGATGGATCCTCCCACTGGCGAGTTCACTTCGAGGTCACCAAGGATCTCGGCAAGACTTGGGAGGTCATCGGGCCAATCCAGACCGGCGAAACGTTCCATGCGATTCAGCCAAGCATCTTGACCTACCCCGACGACCGTCTGCAGATCCTCTGCCGCAGCAAAGAGAAACGCATTGTTGAAAGCTGGTCCAAAGACGGCGGAAAAACCTGGAGCACGCTCACCGCGACCGACTTGCCCAATCCCAATTCCGGCACCGATGCGGTGACACTTCAAGACGGACGGCAAGTCTTGATCTACAACCACTCCGAAGGCCTTGTGAGACGGAAAGACGCTCCCGACCTGAAGCCTCGCCGGATTCTCAACTTGGCGATTTCTTCCGACGGCAAAACTTGGAAACCTGTGCTGACGCTGGAACATGAGACGGGCCCCCATCCGAAAGATTCAGATCGCCGCCGTCACTTCGGTGAGTACAGCTACCCGGCCATCATCCAAACCTCCGACGGGATGCTCAACATGGTCTACACGTACAACCGCGAAGGCGTCAAACACGCGGTCGTCGACCCAAGCAAGCTCTGA
- a CDS encoding TrmH family RNA methyltransferase, translated as MPETIRDLDDPRLSPYRNLRHRETDDGFIAEGSLVVGRLLQSDLGVQSVLIHTGRESKYLPLIPDSVPVYLIDRELGKELAGYDFHRGVLAHGFSPAIEPLEKFRDSPQSSLALALVGLSDPENVGSLLRSAAALGVRDILLGPHTISPMTRRVIRVSMASVFRHRFYRFDNPVGQLRDLANAGIASIATLLDDTAIPLIDLSNAIQSKRRILMVGNEANGLPREIAEAATHRSTLPMRNDTDSLNVGVASAIFLYELTRLQDADHGNG; from the coding sequence TTGCCAGAGACAATTAGGGACCTCGACGACCCCCGGCTCTCGCCCTACCGAAACCTTCGACACCGTGAAACTGACGACGGCTTCATCGCCGAAGGCAGTTTGGTGGTTGGACGACTGCTGCAAAGTGACCTCGGCGTTCAATCCGTGCTGATCCACACCGGTCGCGAATCGAAGTATTTGCCACTGATTCCTGACAGCGTTCCCGTGTACTTGATCGATCGAGAACTCGGCAAAGAGTTGGCCGGTTACGATTTCCATCGCGGTGTGCTGGCACATGGCTTCAGTCCCGCCATCGAACCACTGGAGAAATTTCGCGACTCACCCCAGTCCTCGCTCGCATTGGCACTGGTGGGGCTGAGTGATCCCGAAAACGTGGGCAGTCTGCTTCGCTCCGCCGCGGCATTGGGTGTTCGCGACATCCTTCTGGGTCCGCACACGATTTCACCCATGACCCGTCGCGTCATTCGAGTCAGCATGGCATCGGTGTTTCGTCATCGCTTTTATCGTTTCGACAATCCAGTGGGACAACTGCGAGATTTGGCAAACGCGGGCATCGCATCGATCGCGACGCTTTTGGATGATACCGCGATTCCATTGATCGATCTTTCTAACGCTATCCAGTCCAAACGACGAATTCTGATGGTTGGCAACGAGGCCAATGGCTTGCCCCGCGAGATTGCCGAAGCCGCCACCCACCGCAGCACATTGCCAATGCGAAACGACACCGACAGTCTCAATGTGGGGGTCGCATCAGCCATCTTCCTCTACGAGCTGACTCGATTGCAGGACGCTGATCATGGAAACGGCTGA
- a CDS encoding PQQ-binding-like beta-propeller repeat protein, producing the protein MINGPRCVFVWLACTLLPVANSIPSATAGDAWTGWLGPHRNGWVADFSPPESWPEQLSLAWKINVGEGYGTPLVSGDRVYQHARQGEDEVITCFDLASGGEIWKRSWPVPFEIGGGGERHGAGPKANPVMADGRLFTASINGVVTAWDAESGDQLWQRDERKRFSINHPKWGASCSPVVDGNRLLIHLGNDETGALYAFDVASGETIWSQGDKPISYSSPVVVELHGVRQVIDWNRDDVAGVDVETGKWLWSYALKHVDPDQNSPTPVQHRDTIIIGAENRGIRSLRPTKTDDGWIVEEAWVLEDLAMNMSTAVMNDGRLFGLSHYDSGRLFCINADDGSVPWQGRPRLGDHATFLAIPGHIITLTDSGELRVIDAAAEEYQAKATYTVSDSPTWAAPVLGANYLLIKDREHLLRWNW; encoded by the coding sequence ATGATCAACGGTCCCCGATGCGTTTTCGTGTGGCTGGCCTGCACGCTCTTGCCTGTTGCGAACTCCATTCCTTCGGCGACTGCGGGGGATGCCTGGACCGGTTGGTTGGGCCCGCATCGCAACGGTTGGGTGGCCGATTTTTCGCCACCTGAGTCGTGGCCCGAGCAACTGTCATTGGCTTGGAAGATCAATGTTGGCGAAGGCTATGGGACGCCTTTGGTCAGCGGCGACCGTGTGTACCAACATGCTCGTCAAGGCGAGGACGAAGTGATCACATGCTTTGACCTCGCGTCGGGAGGCGAGATTTGGAAGCGATCCTGGCCGGTGCCCTTTGAAATCGGTGGCGGCGGGGAGCGGCACGGGGCAGGGCCCAAAGCCAATCCGGTGATGGCGGACGGACGCCTCTTCACGGCCAGCATCAACGGCGTCGTGACGGCCTGGGACGCGGAATCGGGCGATCAACTCTGGCAGCGTGATGAGCGAAAGCGATTTTCGATCAATCATCCAAAGTGGGGCGCCAGTTGCTCACCCGTCGTGGATGGGAATCGTCTGCTGATCCATTTGGGCAACGATGAAACCGGTGCTCTGTACGCCTTCGATGTTGCCTCGGGCGAAACGATTTGGTCGCAGGGCGACAAGCCGATCTCGTACTCTTCACCCGTGGTGGTGGAGTTGCACGGGGTTCGCCAGGTCATCGATTGGAATCGTGACGACGTTGCCGGTGTCGATGTTGAGACCGGAAAATGGCTGTGGTCGTATGCGTTGAAGCATGTTGACCCGGACCAGAATTCCCCGACGCCGGTCCAGCATCGCGACACGATCATCATCGGTGCCGAGAACCGCGGAATCCGTTCCTTGCGTCCAACGAAGACAGACGATGGCTGGATCGTAGAAGAAGCCTGGGTGCTGGAAGACTTGGCAATGAACATGTCGACCGCGGTGATGAATGACGGTCGTCTGTTCGGTTTGTCTCACTACGACAGTGGGCGATTGTTCTGCATCAACGCTGACGATGGCAGCGTCCCTTGGCAAGGCCGTCCCCGCTTGGGCGACCACGCCACGTTCTTGGCGATTCCCGGCCACATTATCACGCTGACGGACAGCGGTGAACTGCGTGTCATCGACGCGGCCGCCGAAGAATACCAAGCCAAAGCGACTTACACTGTGTCGGATTCACCGACCTGGGCGGCTCCCGTGTTGGGGGCGAATTATTTGTTGATCAAAGATCGCGAGCACCTCCTTCGTTGGAACTGGTGA